Proteins encoded within one genomic window of Candidatus Zixiibacteriota bacterium:
- a CDS encoding ABC transporter ATP-binding protein encodes MTIVDVQDLTKVYSTGMRKGDIVALDSVSLSISEGEIFGLLGPNGAGKTTMLKVLLGITSITSGTATIDGFPPGNPRSRVKVGYLPENHRFPDHLTGLGLMELTGRLHGMSQKQMDERSDELLKLVGMERWASVKIRKFSKGMLQRIGLAQAMMPDPDVLFLDEPTDGVDPVGRTEIREVMKRIRSEGKSIVLNSHLLSEVESVADRVAILSRGRLIKVATVTELTSRASQYEVEADFGNKIIKLPEEVGKVVSMASRLMIVELTDPERINDVIDDIRMNKIKIKSVKPVTVTLEQSFMEAVSSHPEGAAQ; translated from the coding sequence ATGACGATTGTTGACGTACAGGATCTGACCAAAGTTTACTCCACCGGGATGCGGAAGGGAGATATCGTGGCGCTGGACAGTGTCAGTCTCTCGATTTCCGAGGGAGAGATATTCGGCCTGCTCGGTCCCAACGGCGCCGGTAAGACGACGATGCTTAAAGTGCTGCTGGGTATTACCTCGATTACTTCCGGTACAGCTACGATCGACGGTTTCCCTCCCGGTAATCCTCGGTCGCGGGTTAAGGTCGGGTATCTTCCGGAGAACCACCGTTTTCCCGACCATTTGACCGGGCTGGGTCTGATGGAGTTGACCGGTCGGTTGCACGGCATGAGTCAGAAGCAAATGGATGAACGATCTGATGAACTGCTCAAGCTGGTAGGGATGGAACGATGGGCCAGTGTCAAGATTCGCAAGTTCTCCAAGGGGATGCTGCAACGTATCGGTCTGGCCCAGGCCATGATGCCGGATCCCGATGTGCTTTTCCTGGATGAGCCGACCGACGGGGTTGATCCGGTAGGCCGCACCGAGATTCGTGAAGTTATGAAACGAATCAGGTCCGAGGGGAAATCGATCGTTCTGAATAGTCATCTTTTGTCGGAAGTAGAATCGGTGGCCGATCGCGTGGCGATTCTTTCCCGGGGACGTCTGATAAAGGTCGCCACGGTGACGGAGTTGACCTCGCGGGCCAGTCAATACGAGGTCGAAGCTGATTTCGGGAATAAGATCATCAAGCTGCCGGAAGAGGTGGGGAAAGTAGTCTCGATGGCATCCCGTTTGATGATTGTCGAGTTGACCGATCCCGAACGAATCAACGATGTGATCGACGATATCCGTATGAACAAAATAAAGATCAAATCGGTCAAACCGGTTACGGTGACGCTGGAGCAGTCATTCATGGAGGCAGTGTCGAGTCATCCGGAAGGAGCGGCTCAATGA
- a CDS encoding ABC transporter permease subunit, producing the protein MRGILHDSLAEMLDRKIIWIYAAVTVIGILIVIAANSAALNFNGQELDLKTMGEEVAGPIMVGINRFAYVLVFLSVLATAGIFPKMMVKGRADYFLSKPISRGSLLISKMLSIWLVYSLLVTACVLVIWVVTGAVVGVFGAKLWMLLMLHVLSLLIWLSITITIGMVTGSNALSIMAAFVTWVLQQILVFHEEIGSFIDNSILRNAISGLYYIWPKTIQISDMVESAVMKGGAEWMPLYSSLIFAAAMTVLAVFIFRRKDY; encoded by the coding sequence ATGAGAGGAATCCTCCACGACAGCCTGGCCGAAATGCTGGATCGCAAGATTATCTGGATTTACGCCGCAGTGACCGTGATCGGGATTCTGATCGTGATCGCGGCGAACTCGGCGGCTCTGAACTTCAACGGTCAGGAACTTGACCTTAAGACAATGGGAGAGGAAGTTGCCGGGCCGATCATGGTGGGTATCAACCGCTTCGCTTATGTGTTGGTGTTTCTCTCGGTGCTGGCAACGGCGGGCATTTTCCCTAAGATGATGGTAAAGGGCCGAGCGGATTATTTCCTGTCAAAACCGATCTCCCGCGGATCGCTGCTGATTTCGAAGATGCTCAGCATCTGGCTTGTTTATTCTTTGTTGGTAACCGCATGCGTGTTGGTGATCTGGGTCGTAACCGGAGCGGTTGTGGGGGTGTTCGGCGCCAAGCTGTGGATGTTGCTGATGCTTCATGTGCTGTCGCTTTTGATCTGGCTTTCCATCACTATCACAATCGGAATGGTTACCGGTTCCAATGCTTTGAGCATCATGGCCGCTTTCGTTACCTGGGTTCTGCAGCAGATTTTGGTTTTCCATGAGGAAATCGGATCGTTCATCGACAACAGCATTCTCCGGAACGCAATCAGCGGTTTGTATTACATCTGGCCAAAGACAATTCAAATCTCCGATATGGTCGAATCAGCGGTGATGAAGGGTGGTGCCGAATGGATGCCGCTGTACTCGTCGTTGATTTTCGCCGCCGCCATGACAGTGCTGGCGGTGTTTATTTTCCGTCGCAAGGATTACTAG